One window of Saccharomyces kudriavzevii IFO 1802 strain IFO1802 genome assembly, chromosome: 10 genomic DNA carries:
- the MRS3 gene encoding Fe(2+) transporter (similar to Saccharomyces cerevisiae MRS3 (YJL133W) and MRS4 (YKR052C); ancestral locus Anc_1.219): MVENSSNSNPTRPIPAIPMDLPDYEALPTHAPLYHQLIAGAFAGIMEHSVMFPIDALKTRIQSANAKSLSTKNMLSQISHISTSEGTLALWKGVQSVILGAGPAHAVYFGTYEFCKKNLIDSNDTQTHHPFKTAISGACATTASDALMNPFDTIKQRIQLNTSASVWQTTKQIYQSEGLAAFYYSYPTTLVMNVPFAAFNFVIYESSTKFLNPSNEYNPLIHCLCGSISGSTCAAITTPLDCIKTVLQIRGSQTVSLEIMKKADTFSKAATAIYQVYGWKGFSRGWKPRIVANMPATAISWTAYECAKHFLMTY; the protein is encoded by the coding sequence ATGGTAGAGAACTCATCAAACAGTAACCCAACAAGGCCGATCCCGGCAATACCCATGGATCTGCCCGATTATGAAGCGCTGCCCACTCACGCTCCGCTGTACCACCAGCTCATAGCGGGTGCGTTTGCTGGTATAATGGAACATTCAGTGATGTTCCCGATAGATGCCCTGAAGACGCGAATACAGTCGGCTAACGCGAAATCATTGTCCACCAAGAACATGCTTTCGCAGATATCCCATATATCCACCTCGGAGGGGACCCTGGCCTTATGGAAAGGTGTTCAATCCGTCATACTCGGTGCAGGGCCTGCCCATGCAGTGTATTTTGGTACGTACGAATTCTGCAAGAAAAACCTTATCGACTCGAACGATACGCAGACGCACCACCCTTTCAAAACGGCAATTAGTGGTGCCTGTGCCACCACTGCGTCAGACGCATTAATGAATCCATTCGATACaataaaacaaagaatTCAACTAAACACCTCCGCATCAGTATGGCAGACCACAAAGCAGATATACCAATCTGAAGGTTTGGCAGCATTTTACTATTCTTACCCAACCACTCTAGTAATGAACGTCCCATTCGCAGCATTTAATTTCGTCATATATGAGTCATCCACTAAATTCTTGAATCCCTCAAACGAGTACAACCCTCTGATACATTGTTTGTGCGGTAGTATCAGCGGATCCACGTGTGCGGCAATCACGACTCCTTTGGACTGCATAAAAACAGTACTGCAAATAAGAGGCAGCCAAACGGTTTCGTtggaaataatgaaaaaggcAGACACTTTCAGTAAAGCGGCCACTGCCATATACCAGGTTTATGGCTGGAAAGGGTTTTCGAGAGGTTGGAAACCAAGAATTGTGGCAAATATGCCTGCCACTGCTATATCATGGACGGCTTATGAATGTGCAAAGCATTTCTTGATGACGTACTAG
- the SKDI10G0860 gene encoding uncharacterized protein (similar to Saccharomyces cerevisiae YJL132W; ancestral locus Anc_1.221) — protein MSIISSWLLVFIVCLSTSVVTKLQAAGVTTHLFYLTRGAPLTLKEGYYPWLKAGSFFPDALYSCAPSNKDWSDFAEFTHWPNFLVIALSYWQQKYGQKDQLRQSRDSLRLKSFLIGVFTHQIVDVSWHSLVTDYRMHGLLRVLSETEFDADIETAHTFLDVMGEFVTLNNVIRDSANNENWDFFARSDWKLPNEQDIMEIIRRAGLSKDRLSYAELEFCVKRGLAAAVSESYLFRSQRSQLLNNIYSTSPRANDLILNHWLGGESNLVAMLQKCVPFFESLFDGKAANEIEVEELRLCANLPPASNHNLETESLKSPIKVQREDGHIVVSPMKSFSKFGTSFTLGKFQGNDEDYLAVSAPLEDTVGAIYLVPWDIFSISDKKDVSILQPMTAMYGSKVDTYSVGGVDYLAVSEPGTCRVHFYFKGTKVLTIEDTTTEEANQLQIALTEDFDGDQIPDLIVSSISYGINETGIVTFIPGSSIISYLINTNEYHFVDISTLKGIVSLDGYSDKIPFQHFGATIQMSNTLNKQKMIYITCQSLGTVFVYLSDDLQDPSIPKFHITEGRVVAAKDIDHAKLGIVSSKEHGMFGSAIHSWHFGGNDFVAISQPMFDTVFIYIEDSGQVRFSLKLILRINAKLGVVPNEFGTSLMFNEKEKALYISSPGSFDKRGSIWKIGMNELIKATNGSKRKSLVINNSKYLVLTNPDKDSKGLTDFGKTMTLGPEDRLVVGIPQYGYGNFNHMQLTGRILVL, from the coding sequence ATGAGCATAATTAGTTCTTGGTTGCTTGTCTTTATTGTCTGCTTAAGCACCTCTGTCGTAACAAAATTACAAGCTGCTGGGGTTACTACGCATCTATTTTATTTAACAAGAGGTGCGCCCTTAACTTTGAAGGAAGGCTACTATCCTTGGCTGAAAGCTGGTTCTTTCTTCCCGGATGCCCTATACTCATGTGCTCCTTCAAATAAGGACTGGTCTGACTTTGCGGAATTCACTCATTGGCCCAACTTCTTAGTTATTGCATTGTCTTACTGGCAACAAAAGTATGGTCAAAAAGATCAACTTCGGCAATCTCGTGACTCACTTAGACTAAAATCGTTCCTAATAGGAGTATTCACCCACCAAATAGTCGATGTCTCCTGGCATTCACTAGTTACTGATTATAGAATGCACGGTTTACTTCGAGTGCTCAGCGAAACTGAATTTGATGCAGATATTGAAACCGCTCATACATTTTTAGACGTCATGGGTGAATTTGTAACCTTGAACAATGTGATCCGTGACAGTGCTAATAATGAAAACTGGGATTTTTTCGCCCGTTCAGATTGGAAATTACCCAATGAACAGGATATAATGGAAATTATACGCAGGGCAGGACTTTCCAAAGATAGATTATCATATGCAGAGTTGGAGTTCTGCGTTAAAAGAGGTTTGGCCGCTGCTGTTAGTGAAAGCTACTTATTTCGCTCTCAAAGATCCCAGCTATTAAATAATATCTATTCAACTTCCCCACGGGCTAATGATCTAATACTGAACCATTGGCTAGGGGGAGAATCTAACTTAGTTGCAATGCTCCAAAAATGTGTGCCTTTCTTTGAGTCTTTATTTGATGGAAAAGCTGCTAACGAAATTGAAGTAGAAGAATTAAGATTATGCGCAAATTTACCGCCAGCGTCCAACCATAACTTGGAAACAGAAAGTTTGAAATCTCCAATCAAGGTGCAGAGGGAAGATGGTCACATTGTCGTATCCCCGATGAAATCCTTCTCCAAATTTGGCACAAGTTTCACGCTGGGAAAATTTCAAGGGAATGATGAAGATTATCTTGCGGTAAGTGCCCCACTTGAGGATACAGTTGGTGCAATCTATCTGGTCCCGTGGgatatattttctatatCTGATAAAAAGGATGTTAGCATTTTACAACCGATGACAGCAATGTACGGTTCCAAGGTCGACACATACAGTGTTGGAGGTGTCGATTATCTAGCCGTTTCAGAGCCTGGCACGTGTAGGGTCCATTTCTATTTCAAAGGGACAAAAGTCCTCACAATTGAGGATACTACCACTGAAGAAGCAAATCAATTGCAAATAGCGCTAACAGAAGACTTTGATGGTGATCAAATCCCCGATTTGATAGTATCAAGCATAAGCTATGGAATCAATGAAACTGGAATCGTTACGTTTATCCCAGGATCTTCAATAATATCCTATCTGATTAATACAAATGAATATCACTTCGTCGATATTTCGACCTTAAAAGGCATTGTAAGCCTTGATGGGTATTCTGACAAAATACCGTTTCAACACTTTGGCGCAACAATTCAAATGTCTAACACACTTAacaaacagaaaatgaTATACATTACATGTCAAAGTTTGGGAActgtttttgtttatttgaGCGATGATTTACAGGATCCGTCAATCCCAAAATTTCATATAACGGAAGGTCGTGTAGTAGCAGCAAAGGATATTGATCACGCCAAGTTGGGCATAGTTTCATCAAAGGAGCACGGTATGTTTGGTTCAGCAATACATTCTTGGCATTTTGGTGGTAACGACTTTGTAGCCATATCTCAACCGATGTTTGATACtgtatttatatacatTGAGGATTCTGGGCAAGTTAGGTTCTCCTTGAAGCTGATTTTAAGGATAAATGCTAAATTAGGAGTTGTACCCAATGAGTTTGGTACATCTTTGATgttcaatgaaaaagaaaaagcattATACATTTCATCACCAGGAAGTTTTGACAAAAGAGGAAGTATATGGAAAATTGGAATGAATGAATTAATAAAAGCAACAAATGGTTCGAAGCGGAAGAGCCTTGTGataaataattcaaaataTCTTGTGCTAACAAATCCCGACAAAGACAGCAAAGGCTTAACAGATTTTGGGAAGACTATGACTCTTGGCCCTGAAGATCGCCTTGTAGTTGGCATTCCTCAATACGGGTACGGCAATTTCAACCATATGCAGCTGACAGGCAGGATCCTGGTACTTTAA
- the AIM23 gene encoding Aim23p (similar to Saccharomyces cerevisiae AIM23 (YJL131C); ancestral locus Anc_1.222): MLKVLLRTIVLRKALPSRSFRYLHCSEYFHRDNASSTTDIFRNAMKRKRELTSVREQNHENGSRNVAFPKEYIKRQRQPPRNAAKKKRIMITWSTGTDRAKEAANSVVGEIFKKNYKGNIKVVDPTTHRIEASNIRYFAKGIDLDKVGLSIVNVEQIDNENQIPLVKIVESRVALKKYSDFLAKKKEKELMELGVMNKSFRTAETDKKEDNLKHIKISWQIENDDLQRQKAHEIVSLLKKGSKVTLYLDDKNNINSNKWLEGFEELNNFKENETTRLSKSVLQKRTAVLETLKEIVSEYANEPVLLGNIGMKLIMKLTPKDVKPHNNDKRTLKELRKKERQEKLQKRIEKKKMKET, encoded by the coding sequence ATGCTAAAGGTACTTTTGAGAACAATTGTCCTACGAAAAGCATTGCCTTCAAGGAGTTTTCGATATCTCCACTGTTCAGAATACTTCCACAGAGACAATGCATCCTCAACTACAGATATATTTCGTAATGCAATGAAACGCAAACGTGAGCTGACGAGTGTCAGAGAACAAAACCATGAAAATGGCTCTAGGAATGTTGCGTTTCCTAAAGAGTATATAAAGCGTCAGAGACAACCACCAAGAAATGCtgccaagaagaaaagaatcatGATAACTTGGAGCACTGGAACAGATAGAGCTAAAGAGGCAGCAAATTCAGTTGTAGGTGagatattcaagaaaaattacaaGGGAAATATAAAAGTTGTGGACCCCACTACCCACAGAATTGAAGCATCTAATATTCGGTATTTTGCCAAGGGTATTGACTTGGATAAAGTTGGCTTGAGTATTGTCAATGTTGAGCaaattgataatgaaaatcaaATTCCTCTTGTTAAAATAGTCGAAAGTCGTGtggctttgaaaaagtattcAGACTTTCtggctaaaaaaaaagagaaggaaTTGATGGAATTGGGAGTAATGAATAAGTCTTTCAGGACTGCGGAAACagataaaaaagaagacaatTTGAAGCATATTAAAATATCATGGCAGATTGAAAACGATGATTTGCAAAGGCAGAAGGCCCATGAAATCGTGTCATTATTAAAAAAGGGAAGCAAGGTGACGTTATACCTGGACGATAAGAATAatataaattcaaataaatgGCTTGAGGGTTTTGAAGAGCTGAAcaacttcaaagaaaatgaaacaacTAGACTGTCAAAATCAGTATTACAAAAAAGGACTGCCGTTTTGGAGACATTGAAAGAGATTGTCAGCGAGTACGCCAATGAACCTGTCTTACTTGGCAACATAGGTATGAAattaataatgaaattgaCACCAAAAGATGTGAAACCCCACAACAACGATAAAAGAACGTTGAAAGAGTtgaggaagaaagagagacaggaaaaactgcaaaaaagaattgagaaaaagaaaatgaaggaaacaTAA
- the URA2 gene encoding bifunctional carbamoylphosphate synthetase/aspartate transcarbamylase (similar to Saccharomyces cerevisiae URA2 (YJL130C); ancestral locus Anc_1.223) encodes MAAIAPTAPISPPMESTGDRLITLELKDGMVLQGYSFGAEKSTAGELVFQTGMVGYPESVTDPSYEGQILVITYPLVGNYGVPDVHLRDELVEELPRYFESNRIHIAGLVISHYTDEYSHYLAKSSLGKWLQNEGIPAVYGVDTRSLTKHLRDAGSMLGRLSLEKPSSDRTISKSSSWKDTFDVPEWVDPNVQNLVAKVSTNEPKLYIPPADNKHIELQTGPDGKVLRILAIDVGMKYNQIRCFIKRGVELKVVPWNYDFTKEDYDGLFISNGPGDPSVLADLSQRLSDVLEAKKTPIFGICLGHQLIARASGASTLKLKFGNRGHNIPCTSTISGRCYITSQNHGFAVDVSTLSSGWKPLFVNANDDSNEGIYHSELPYFSVQFHPESTPGPRDTEHLFDVFLQAVKEFKHTKVLKPIAFPGGLLEDNLKAHPRIEAKKVLVLGSGGLSIGQAGEFDYSGSQAIKALKEEGIYTILINPNIATIQTSKGLADKVYFVPVTAEFVRKVILHERPDAIYVTFGGQTALSVGIAMKDEFETLGVKVLGTPIDTIITTEDRELFSNAIDEINEKCAKSQAANSVEEALAAVKTIGFPVIVRAAYALGGLGSGFANNERELVDLCNVAFSSSPQVLVEKSMKGWKEVEYEVVRDAFDNCITVCNMENFDPLGIHTGDSIVVAPSQTLSDEDYNMLRTTAVNVIRHLGVVGECNIQYALNPVSKDYCIIEVNARLSRSSALASKATGYPLAYTAAKLGLNIPLNKVKNSVTKSTCACFEPSLDYCVVKMPRWDLKKFTRVSTELSSSMKSVGEVMSIGRTFEEAIQKAIRSTEYANLGFNETDLDVDIDYELNNPTDMRVFAIANAFAKKGYSVDKVWQMTKIDRWFLNKLHDLVQFAEKISSFGTKEELPSLVLRQAKQLGFDDRQIARFLDSNEVAIRRLRKEYGITPFVKQIDTVAAEFPAYTNYLYMTYNADSHDLSFDDHGIMVLGSGVYRIGSSVEFDWCAVTAVRTLRANKIKTIMVNYNPETVSTDYDEADRLYFETINLERVLDIYEIENSNGVVVSMGGQTSNNIAMTLHRENVKILGTSPDMIDSAENRYKFSRMLDQIGVDQPAWKELTSMDEAESFAENVGYPVLVRPSYVLSGAAMNTVYSRNDLESYLNQAVEVSRDYPVVITKYIENAKEIEMDAVARNGELVMHVVSEHVENAGVHSGDATLIVPPQDLAPETVDRIVVATAKIGKALKITGPYNIQFIAKDNEIKVIECNVRASRSFPFISKVVGVNLIELATKAIMGLPLTPYPVEKLPDDYVAVKVPQFSFPRLAGADPVLGVEMASTGEVATFGHSKYEAYLKSLLATGFKLPKKNILLSIGSFKEKQELLSSVQKLYNMGYKLFATSGTADFLSEHGIAVQYLEVLNRDADDQKSEYSLTQHLANNEIDLYINLPSANRFRRPASYVSKGYKTRRLAVDYSVPLVTNVKCAKLLIEAISRNITLDVSERDAQTSHRTITLPGLINIATYVPNASHVIKGPAELKETTRLFLESGFTYCQLMPRSISGPVITDAASLKAANSVSQDSSYTDFSFTIAGTAHNGQSVSQSASKVTALFLPLRELKNKITAVAELLNQWPAEKQVIAEAKTADLASVLLLTSLQNRSIHITGVSNKEDLALIMTVKAKDPRVTCDVNIYSLFIAQDDYPEAVFLPTKEDQEFFWNNLDSIDAFSVGALPVALANITGNKVDVGMGIKDSLPLLLAAVEEGKLTIDDIVIRLHDNPAKIFNIPTQDSVVEIDLDYSFRRNKRWSPFDKDMNGGIERVLYNNETLVLSGELVSPGAKGKCIVTSGPTSITATTEVQSTGTKRRFSITEEAMADNLDAAEDAIPEQPLEQKLMSSRPPRELLAPGAIQNLIRSNNPFRGRHILSIKQFKRSDFHVLFAVAQELRAAVAREGVLDLMKGHVITTIFFEPSTRTCSSFIAAMERLGGRIVNVNPLVSSVKKGETLQDTIRTLACYSDAIVMRHSEEMSVHIAAKYSPVPIINGGNGSREHPTQAFLDLFTIREEIGTVNGITVTFMGDLKHGRTVHSLCRLLMHYQVRINLVSPPELRLPEGLRGELRKGGLLGVESIELTPHIISKTDVLYCTRVQEERFSSPEEYERLRDTYIVDNKILAHAKENMAIMHPLPRVNEIKEEVDYDHRAAYFRQMKYGLFVRMALLAMVMGVDM; translated from the coding sequence ATGGCCGCTATTGCTCCCACTGCCCCAATTTCTCCTCCAATGGAATCTACAGGTGACCGTCTGATCACCTTGGAACTAAAGGACGGCATGGTCTTACAAGGTTATTCATTTGGTGCTGAAAAATCGACCGCGGGTGAATTAGTTTTCCAAACTGGTATGGTTGGTTATCCTGAGTCCGTCACAGATCCATCTTATGAAGGCCAAATCTTAGTCATTACTTACCCATTGGTTGGTAACTATGGTGTCCCAGATGTGCATTTAAGAGATGAATTGGTCGAGGAATTGCCAAGATACTTCGAAAGTAATAGAATCCACATCGCCGGTTTAGTTATTTCTCACTATACCGACGAATACTCTCACTATCTTGCTAAATCTTCTCTGGGTAAATGGTTACAAAATGAAGGGATTCCAGCTGTTTATGGTGTTGATACGAGATCATTGACCAAACATTTGAGAGACGCAGGTTCAATGTTGGGTAGGCTGTCTTTGGAAAAACCCAGCTCTGATAGGAccatttccaaatcttcCTCTTGGAAAGATACATTTGACGTTCCGGAATGGGTGGATCCAAATGTTCAGAATCTGGTCGCTAAGGTTTCCACTAATGAACCCAAATTGTACATCCCTCCAGCGGACAATAAGCACATTGAATTACAAACTGGTCCAGATGGCAAAGTTTTGAGGATTTTGGCCATTGATGTCGGTATGAAATACAACCAAATCCGTTGTTTTATCAAAAGGGGTGTAGAACTAAAAGTCGTCCCATGGAATTACGATTTCACCAAAGAAGATTACGATGGTTTGTTTATTTCCAACGGTCCAGGTGATCCATCCGTTCTGGCCGACCTATCTCAGAGATTATCAGATGTTTTGGAAGCTAAAAAGACTCCAATATTCGGTATTTGTCTTGGTCATCAATTAATAGCCAGGGCTTCTGGTGCATCCACACTAAAGCTGAAATTTGGTAACCGTGGTCATAACATACCTTGTACGTCAACCATAAGTGGTCGTTGTTACATAACATCTCAAAATCATGGGTTTGCTGTTGATGTTAGCACCCTAAGTTCCGGTTGGAAGCCATTATTTGTTAACGCAAATGATGACTCTAATGAAGGTATCTATCATTCTGAACTACCATACTTCTCCGTTCAATTCCACCCAGAATCCACACCCGGTCCAAGAGATACAGAACACCTGTTTGATGTTTTCCTCCAAGCAGTCAAAGAATTCAAGCATACCAAGGTGCTGAAACCAATTGCGTTCCCAGGTGGTTTACTAGAGGACAATTTGAAGGCTCACCCAAGAATCGAGGCAAAGAAGGTCTTAGTCCTTGGTTCTGGTGGTTTATCCATTGGTCAAGCGGGTGAATTTGATTACTCTGGTTCTCAAGCTATCAAAGCcttaaaagaagaaggtatCTATACAATTTTGATTAATCCAAACATTGCTACAATCCAAACTTCTAAAGGATTAGCAGATAAGGTTTATTTTGTTCCCGTCACTGCAGAATTTGTCAGAAAGGTTATTTTGCATGAAAGACCAGATGCCATTTATGTGACGTTCGGTGGACAAACTGCTTTATCCGTCGGTATCGCCATGAAAGACGAATTCGAGACCTTAGGAGTCAAAGTTTTGGGTACTCCAATCGACACCATTATTACTACCGAGGATCGTGAGCTCTTCAGTAACGCTATTGACGAAATCAACGAAAAGTGTGCGAAATCTCAAGCCGCTAACTCGGTAGAGGAAGCTTTAGCAGCTGTCAAAACGATCGGTTTTCCAGTTATTGTACGTGCCGCATATGCTTTAGGTGGTTTAGGTTCTGGTTTTGCTAATAACGAAAGAGAACTGGTTGATTTGTGTAATGTTGCATTTTCATCCTCTCCTCAAGTCTTAGTGGAGAAATCTATGAAGGGTTGGAAAGAAGTGGAATATGAAGTTGTCCGTGATGCCTTTGATAACTGTATCACTGTTTGTAAcatggaaaattttgatcCACTAGGTATTCACACTGGTGATTCCATCGTCGTAGCTCCATCCCAAACTTTATCTGATGAAGACTACAATATGCTAAGAACTACGGCTGTTAATGTTATTAGACATTTGGGTGTTGTCGGTGAATGTAATATCCAATATGCTTTGAACCCGGTTTCCAAGGATTATTGTATCATTGAAGTTAATGCTCGTTTATCACGTTCCTCGGCTTTAGCTTCTAAGGCCACTGGTTATCCATTGGCTTATACCGCAGCTAAGCTAGGTTTGAACATCCCATTAAATAAAGTTAAAAACTCCGTCACAAAATCTACATGTGCCTGTTTTGAACCTTCCCTAGATTACTGCGTTGTCAAAATGCCAAGGTGggatttgaagaagttcaCAAGAGTTTCTACTGAACTATCCTCATCAATGAAGTCTGTGGGTGAGGTCATGAGTATTGGTAGAACCTTTGAAGAGGCCATTCAAAAGGCCATTAGATCTACAGAGTATGCTAATTTAGGTTTTAACGAAACAGATCTAGATGTTGATATTGATTATGAATTGAACAATCCCACGGATATGCGTGTTTTTGCGATTGCTAATGCCTTTGCTAAAAAGGGATACTCTGTTGATAAAGTTTGGCAAATGACAAAGATTGATAGATGGTTCTTGAACAAACTACATGATCTGGTTCAGTTTGCTGAGAAAATTAGTTCATTTGGTACCAAAGAAGAGCTACCTTCGTTAGTTTTGAGACAAGCTAAACAATTAGGATTTGATGATAGACAAATTGCAAGGTTTTTAGATTCCAACGAAGTCGCCATTCGTAGACTAAGAAAGGAGTACGGAATTACACCATTCGTTAAACAGATTGATACAGTTGCTGCTGAGTTTCCTGCATACACGAACTATTTATACATGACATACAACGCTGACTCACATGATTTATCCTTTGATGACCATGGTATTATGGTGTTGGGTTCTGGTGTCTACCGTATCGGTTCTTCTGTCGAGTTCGATTGGTGTGCTGTTACCGCAGTTAGAACATTACGTGCTAATAAAATCAAGACTATCATGGTCAATTACAATCCTGAAACCGTTTCAACAGATTATGATGAGGCTGATAGACTATATTTCGAAACCATCAACCTTGAAAGAGTATTAGATATTTACGAGATAGAAAACTCAAACGGTGTTGTTGTTTCAATGGGTGGTCAAACTTCCAACAACATTGCCATGACATTACATCGTGAAAATGTAAAGATCCTCGGTACATCACCAGATATGATTGATTCTGCAGAAAATCGTTACAAGTTTTCTCGTATGTTGGATCAAATTGGTGTTGATCAACCAGCTTGGAAGGAGTTGACATCCATGGATGAAGCTGAGTCTTTTGCCGAAAATGTAGGTTATCCAGTCTTGGTGCGTCCATCTTACGTGTTATCCGGTGCTGCTATGAATACTGTCTATTCCAGAAACGATTTGGAATCGTACTTAAACCAAGCTGTTGAAGTTTCTCGTGATTATCCTGTTGTTATCACGAAGtatattgaaaatgcaaaggaaattgaaatgGATGCAGTTGCAAGAAATGGTGAACTGGTTATGCATGTTGTTTCTGAACATGTTGAGAATGCAGGTGTTCATTCAGGTGATGCAACATTGATTGTTCCACCTCAAGATTTAGCTCCTGAAACGGTTGATAGAATTGTCGTTGCCACTGCTAAAATTGGTAAAGCTTTGAAGATTACAGGCCCATACAATATCCAGTTTATAGCAAAGGACAACGAAATTAAGGTCATTGAATGTAATGTTCGTGCATCCAGATCTTTCCCATTCATTTCAAAGGTTGTTGGTGTCAACTTGATTGAACTCGCAACGAAGGCTATAATGGGTTTACCATTAACGCCTTACCctgttgaaaaactacCAGATGATTATGTTGCTGTTAAAGTTCcacaattttctttcccaCGTCTAGCAGGGGCTGATCCTGTCTTGGGTGTTGAAATGGCCTCTACTGGTGAGGTCGCTACCTTTGGTCACTCAAAGTACGAAGCATACCTAAAGTCTTTGCTAGCAACTGGTTTCAAACTcccaaagaagaatattttattatccattggttctttcaaagaaaaacaagaattgcTTTCTTCCGTACAAAAATTATACAACATGGGATACAAATTGTTTGCAACATCCGGTACTGCTGACTTTTTATCTGAACATGGTATTGCTGTCCAATACTTAGAGGTCTTGAACAGAGATGCTGATGACCAAAAATCAGAATATTCGCTTACCCAGCATTTGGCcaataatgaaattgatCTTTACATCAATTTGCCTTCAGCTAACAGATTCCGTCGTCCTGCGTCCTATGTTTCAAAGGGTTACAAAACACGTCGTTTGGCTGTTGATTATTCAGTTCCGTTGGTTACTAATGTCAAATGTGCAAAATTGTTGATTGAAGCCATTTCAAGAAACATTACCTTAGATGTTTCTGAACGTGATGCTCAAACTTCCCATAGGACTATCACCTTGCCAGGCTTAATCAACATTGCCACTTATGTTCCAAACGCATCTCATGTTATCAAAGGCCCAGCTGAATTAAAGGAAACTACACGTTTATTTTTGGAGTCTGGATTTACTTACTGTCAGTTGATGCCTAGATCCATTAGTGGTCCTGTTATTACTGATGCTGCGTCTTTAAAGGCTGCGAACTCTGTTTCCCAAGATTCTTCTTACactgatttttcttttaccaTTGCTGGTACTGCTCACAATGGTCAAAGTGTTTCACAATCTGCTAGTAAAGTAACGGCATTGTTCTTGCCTTTGCGCGAAttaaagaacaaaattaCAGCGGTAGCCGAGCTTTTGAACCAATGGCCAGCTGAAAAGCAGGTGATAGCTGAAGCTAAAACCGCAGATCTGGCATCCGTATTATTGTTGACATCTCTTCAAAATAGATCTATTCATATAACTGGTGTTTCAAATAAGGAAGACTTGGCTTTAATTATGACGGTTAAAGCCAAAGATCCTAGAGTTACTTGTGATGTTAATATTTACTCTTTGTTTATCGCCCAAGATGATTACCCAGAAGCTGTTTTCTTACCTACTAAGGAAGaccaagaatttttctgGAACAATCTAGATAGCATAGATGCCTTCTCTGTAGGGGCCCTTCCTGTCGCTTTAGCCAACATTACCGGTAATAAAGTGGATGTTGGTATGGGTATTAAGGATTCCttaccattattattggCTGCAGTTGAAGAAGGCAAGTTGACCATTGATGATATCGTTATTCGTCTCCATGATAATCCAgctaaaattttcaatatccCTACCCAGGACTCAGttgttgaaattgatttGGATTACTCGTTTAGACGTAATAAGAGATGGTCACCATTTGACAAGGACATGAACGGTGGTATTGAGCGCGTTCTCTACAACAACGAAACATTAGTTTTGAGTGGTGAGTTAGTTTCTCCAGGtgcaaaaggaaaatgcaTTGTTACTTCGGGCCCAACTTCCATTACTGCTACTACAGAAGTTCAATCTACCGGCACTAAAAGAAGATTCTCAATCACCGAAGAAGCGATGGCTGACAATTTAGATGCTGCAGAAGATGCTATTCCAGAGCAGCCCTTGgaacaaaaattgatgTCTTCAAGACCACCAAGGGAACTTCTTGCACCAGGTGCCATTCAGAACTTGATCCGTAGTAACAATCCGTTCCGTGGCAGGCATATATTGTCTATCAAACAGTTCAAACGTTCCGATTTCCATGTATTGTTTGCTGTTGCACAAGAATTAAGAGCTGCTGTGGCAAGAGAAGGTGTCTTGGATTTAATGAAGGGACATGTCATAACtacaattttctttgaaccaTCTACCCGTACTTGTTCCTCATTCATCGCTGCTATGGAACGTTTGGGTGGAAGAATCGTGAACGTTAACCCATTGGTTTCTTCTGTCAAGAAAGGTGAAACTCTTCAAGATACCATTAGAACTTTGGCATGTTACAGCGATGCTATCGTCATGCGTCATTCTGAAGAAATGTCAGTTCATATTGCAGCCAAGTATTCTCCCGTTCCAATTATTAATGGTGGCAATGGTTCTCGTGAACATCCTACTCAAGCTTTCTTGGATTTGTTCACTATTCGTGAAGAAATTGGTACTGTTAATGGTATCACAGTTACGTTCATGGGGGACTTAAAACACGGTAGAACTGTCCATTCATTATGCCGTTTGTTGATGCATTATCAAGTTAGAATCAACCTTGTCTCTCCTCCAGAATTGAGGCTGCCAGAAGGGCTGAGAGGAGAACTGAGAAAGGGTGGCTTACTTGGTGTGGAAAGTATTGAATTGACTCCTCACATCATCTCAAAGACCGATGTTCTGTATTGTACAAGAGTTCaggaagaaagatttaGCAGTCCTGAAGAATACGAACGCTTGAGGGATACTTATATTGTGGACAATAAGATCTTGGCTCATGCTAAAGAAAACATGGCTATCATGCATCCATTGCCTCGTGTaaatgaaattaaagaGGAGGTGGACTACGATCATCGTGCTGCTTATTTCAGACAAATGAAGTATGGTTTGTTCGTCAGAATGGCATTATTGGCCATGGTTATGGGGGTTGACATGTGA